The Blastomonas fulva genome contains a region encoding:
- a CDS encoding TMEM165/GDT1 family protein encodes MEAFLASLSLVALAEMGDKTQLLAILLAARLRKPVPIIAGILVATLANHFLAALLGQQIAGLLDSPAFRYAIAAGFVGMALWALIPDTFDEDDQPKARSAGVFVTTLIAFFLVEMGDKTQIATVAMGAHYQNVIAVTAGTTLGMMIANVPAVLLGHRIERILPIRALQIGAAVLFAALGLWVAAQTAGWVG; translated from the coding sequence ATGGAAGCCTTTCTCGCCTCGTTGTCACTCGTTGCGCTCGCCGAAATGGGTGACAAGACGCAGCTGCTCGCCATCCTGCTCGCCGCCCGGCTGCGCAAGCCGGTGCCGATCATCGCTGGCATTCTGGTCGCAACACTCGCCAACCATTTTCTCGCGGCCTTGCTCGGCCAGCAGATCGCAGGCCTGCTCGACAGCCCCGCTTTCCGCTATGCCATCGCGGCGGGTTTTGTCGGCATGGCGTTGTGGGCGCTGATCCCCGACACGTTCGACGAGGACGACCAGCCCAAGGCGCGCAGTGCAGGCGTGTTCGTCACCACCCTGATCGCGTTCTTCCTCGTCGAGATGGGCGACAAGACCCAGATCGCCACGGTCGCGATGGGCGCGCATTACCAGAACGTGATCGCGGTGACAGCGGGCACCACCCTGGGCATGATGATTGCCAATGTGCCTGCGGTGCTGCTGGGCCACAGGATCGAGCGCATCCTGCCGATCCGCGCGCTGCAGATCGGCGCAGCTGTGCTGTTTGCAGCGCTCGGGCTTTGGGTCGCGGCGCAGACGGCGGGCTGGGTCGGATAA
- a CDS encoding YbgC/FadM family acyl-CoA thioesterase, with protein MVMIPPDIIPFNGRFEGQTHYFACRVYFEDTDFSGIVYHANYLRYMERARSDMLRCLAVDQRGTHDAGGGVFAVADMHLRFVRPAKMDDDLVVMSQITRLRAAACIIHQRVIRRGQSVTDSIETLLEADVTAAFINPEGRPIRQPRAWVDAFSAILDPDQKDRPRL; from the coding sequence ATGGTCATGATCCCGCCCGATATCATTCCCTTCAATGGCCGGTTCGAGGGCCAGACGCATTATTTCGCCTGCCGGGTCTATTTCGAGGACACCGATTTTTCGGGCATCGTCTATCACGCCAACTATCTGCGCTACATGGAGCGCGCGCGGTCGGACATGCTGCGCTGCCTGGCCGTCGACCAGCGCGGAACGCATGATGCAGGTGGCGGGGTCTTTGCGGTGGCCGACATGCACCTGCGCTTCGTGCGTCCCGCCAAGATGGACGACGACCTTGTCGTGATGAGCCAGATCACACGTTTGCGCGCAGCAGCCTGCATCATTCATCAACGAGTCATCCGACGCGGCCAATCTGTCACCGATTCTATCGAGACACTGCTGGAGGCAGACGTTACCGCAGCATTCATCAATCCCGAAGGGCGCCCCATCCGTCAGCCGCGCGCCTGGGTGGACGCTTTTTCCGCCATTCTCGATCCCGACCAGAAAGACAGACCCCGCTTATGA
- a CDS encoding tetratricopeptide repeat protein: protein MAGSKDASTMLSRFARIAAGAGLALVLAAQPATLTAGSAPDPQRLHQPRTDCHVAYDRLINDLDKGAAISADEEAWARAHENASNAPAPCPAPPQPLLDKAVNHVISTPDGLKIARRFIDRQKDASAMLEVGLSVYSGFFSDLPKSQGLDLIRASATGGDPMGMYMYGTLLAQGGYGTKDIKGGVRMMEQAAAAGHVDAMHRAGIYYHEGVGVKKDEKKAFDLFRQAAERGHVYSTIMAFTMISEGRGTKKDFDLAYRLSRSMAEQGEVYGAVMAASSLLQSKDAMKYETEVLYWMDHAIRNGDDSIRSQMTPLRTQAAAIYSRPAAPPRDYRPRPFKACPMKTVCTVNHYSGLRSCTTNKDYWNDCDG, encoded by the coding sequence ATGGCTGGTTCCAAGGATGCCTCGACCATGCTCTCCCGATTTGCCCGAATTGCCGCAGGCGCTGGCCTGGCCCTGGTTCTTGCTGCGCAGCCCGCAACGCTGACCGCCGGATCGGCCCCCGATCCGCAACGGCTGCACCAGCCGCGCACCGATTGCCATGTCGCCTATGACCGGCTGATCAACGATCTCGACAAGGGCGCGGCGATATCCGCGGACGAAGAGGCCTGGGCGCGGGCGCACGAAAACGCGTCCAACGCCCCTGCGCCCTGCCCCGCCCCTCCGCAGCCGCTGCTCGACAAGGCGGTGAACCATGTCATCTCGACCCCGGACGGGCTAAAGATCGCGCGGCGCTTTATCGACAGGCAGAAGGACGCCAGCGCGATGCTGGAGGTGGGGCTGTCGGTGTATTCGGGCTTCTTCAGCGACCTTCCCAAGTCGCAGGGGCTCGACCTGATCCGCGCCTCGGCCACCGGCGGCGACCCGATGGGCATGTACATGTACGGCACATTGCTGGCGCAGGGCGGCTACGGGACGAAAGACATCAAGGGCGGTGTCAGGATGATGGAGCAGGCCGCAGCCGCCGGACATGTCGACGCGATGCACCGCGCGGGCATCTATTATCACGAAGGTGTGGGCGTGAAGAAGGACGAGAAGAAGGCGTTCGACCTGTTCCGCCAGGCAGCCGAGCGCGGTCATGTCTATTCCACGATCATGGCCTTCACGATGATCAGCGAGGGACGCGGGACGAAGAAGGACTTCGACCTCGCCTATCGGCTGTCGCGCAGCATGGCCGAACAGGGCGAGGTCTATGGCGCGGTGATGGCGGCATCATCGCTGCTGCAATCCAAGGACGCGATGAAGTACGAGACCGAGGTGCTGTACTGGATGGATCATGCGATCCGGAACGGCGACGACTCGATCAGGTCGCAGATGACCCCGCTGCGCACCCAGGCCGCCGCGATCTACAGCCGTCCCGCAGCGCCGCCGCGCGATTATCGCCCTCGCCCGTTCAAGGCCTGCCCGATGAAGACTGTGTGTACCGTCAATCACTATAGCGGACTGCGCAGCTGCACCACCAACAAGGATTACTGGAACGACTGCGACGGCTGA
- a CDS encoding DUF1801 domain-containing protein produces MADAANKTVATDADVKGYIAALEPDRRREEAQALLELYQRVTGEPAKMWGPSMIGFGEYHYTYDSGRSGTSMRSGFAPRKGKHSIYLMCSDLEGAAAAQQEALLARLGKHKMEKSCLYVNRLDQIDLGVLEQIIAANVAEMNRLYPPG; encoded by the coding sequence ATGGCGGATGCAGCCAACAAGACCGTGGCCACCGATGCCGATGTGAAAGGCTATATCGCCGCGCTGGAGCCCGACCGGCGGCGCGAGGAAGCGCAGGCCCTGCTGGAACTGTACCAGCGTGTGACCGGCGAGCCTGCGAAGATGTGGGGGCCGAGCATGATCGGCTTTGGCGAATATCATTATACCTATGACAGCGGGCGCAGCGGCACATCGATGCGATCGGGCTTTGCCCCGCGCAAGGGCAAGCACAGCATCTACCTGATGTGCAGCGATCTGGAAGGCGCCGCCGCTGCGCAGCAAGAGGCGCTGCTGGCCCGGCTTGGCAAGCACAAGATGGAAAAGTCGTGCCTCTATGTGAACCGGCTTGACCAGATCGACTTGGGCGTGCTCGAACAGATCATCGCGGCCAATGTCGCCGAAATGAACCGGCTCTACCCGCCCGGATGA
- the tolB gene encoding Tol-Pal system beta propeller repeat protein TolB: MRMTSLTKLGLVLTTGLTLLATPAQAQLAVDVDNAGNADLIIAVPALPTPRSDSTLAGTTEDLGNRISDVIASDLDRSGLFKPIGRSAVKRITVDEVTAPTFPYWQGRSAAALIQGFVRSNGDGKITVGCYLYDVALGSELTRQGFVVEPADWRRAAHKCADAIYSRLSGESPFFDSRIAYIAETGPKGNRTKRLAIMDSDGANHRFITNGQSTALTPRFSPDYKQIAYLSYLDGNPRIYVYDVGTGRQRLVTQSRNPTFAPRWSPDGRFLLYSMAIGGNTDIYKIPVQGGTPVRLTDGPGIDVGGSFSPDGSQIVFESDRGGGQQLYVMNADGSNQRRISFGGGRYATPEWSPRGDLIAFTKMQGNFRIGVMSPSGGGERLLTNSWQDEAPTWAPNGRVIQFFRTGRGAVSSTVWQVDLTGSNERRLPTPVDGSDPSWGPILP; encoded by the coding sequence ATGCGAATGACCTCGCTCACCAAACTCGGCCTCGTGCTCACCACCGGCCTGACCTTGCTCGCCACCCCCGCTCAGGCGCAGCTGGCGGTGGATGTCGACAATGCGGGCAATGCCGACCTGATAATCGCGGTCCCGGCGCTGCCCACCCCGCGCAGCGATTCCACGCTGGCGGGCACCACCGAGGATCTGGGCAACCGGATCAGCGACGTGATCGCCTCCGATCTCGACCGATCGGGCCTGTTCAAGCCGATCGGCCGCAGCGCGGTCAAACGCATCACCGTGGACGAGGTCACCGCGCCCACCTTCCCCTATTGGCAGGGCCGCAGCGCCGCCGCGCTGATCCAGGGCTTCGTCCGCTCGAACGGCGACGGCAAGATCACCGTGGGCTGCTATCTCTACGACGTCGCGTTGGGCAGCGAACTGACGCGGCAGGGCTTCGTCGTCGAACCGGCTGACTGGCGCCGCGCCGCGCACAAATGCGCCGATGCGATCTATTCACGGCTGTCGGGCGAAAGCCCGTTCTTCGACAGCCGCATCGCCTATATCGCCGAGACCGGTCCCAAGGGGAACCGCACCAAGCGGCTCGCGATCATGGACTCCGATGGCGCCAACCACCGCTTCATCACCAACGGCCAGTCGACCGCGCTGACCCCGCGCTTCTCGCCCGACTACAAGCAGATCGCCTATCTGAGCTATCTCGACGGCAACCCGCGCATCTATGTCTATGATGTCGGCACCGGGCGGCAGCGGCTGGTCACGCAAAGCCGCAACCCCACGTTCGCTCCGCGCTGGTCGCCCGATGGCCGCTTCCTGCTGTATTCGATGGCGATCGGCGGCAACACCGACATCTACAAGATCCCGGTCCAGGGCGGCACCCCGGTGCGGCTGACCGATGGCCCGGGAATCGATGTCGGCGGCAGCTTCTCGCCCGATGGCAGCCAGATCGTGTTCGAAAGCGACCGGGGCGGCGGCCAGCAGCTTTATGTGATGAACGCCGATGGCTCCAACCAGCGCCGCATCAGCTTTGGCGGCGGGCGCTATGCCACGCCCGAATGGAGCCCGCGCGGCGACCTTATCGCGTTCACCAAGATGCAGGGCAATTTCCGCATCGGCGTGATGAGCCCATCGGGCGGCGGCGAGCGGCTGCTGACCAACAGCTGGCAGGACGAGGCCCCCACCTGGGCGCCCAACGGACGCGTGATCCAGTTCTTCCGCACCGGGCGCGGCGCGGTCAGTTCGACCGTGTGGCAGGTCGATCTGACCGGCTCGAACGAGCGGCGACTGCCCACTCCGGTCGATGGATCCGATCCCTCCTGGGGTCCGATCCTGCCGTGA
- a CDS encoding ribbon-helix-helix domain-containing protein gives MISTDDLYRGPVKRSIQIAGHLTSISLEPLFWDMLKAAAEARMLPLNALVARIDVERIEADDPPNLASAIRLWLVRDLVETLSPPAGGRGG, from the coding sequence ATGATCTCCACCGACGACCTTTATCGCGGCCCGGTCAAGCGCAGCATCCAGATTGCGGGGCATCTCACCTCGATCAGCCTGGAGCCCCTGTTCTGGGACATGCTCAAGGCTGCCGCCGAGGCGCGCATGCTGCCGCTCAACGCGCTGGTGGCCCGGATCGATGTCGAACGGATCGAGGCGGACGACCCGCCGAACCTCGCGAGCGCGATCCGGCTGTGGCTGGTGCGCGATCTTGTCGAAACCCTCTCCCCTCCCGCTGGCGGGAGGGGTGGCTGA
- the tolQ gene encoding protein TolQ, with product MIDTMGLTPDAVTLSPLKLFMEADLVVKAVMIGLALASIWTWTIIISFGLKIGKIVRDNTGFEQDFWKAGDIDAFYKARGHEKLPSARVLASGVGEWRRTTKSRITDLDGARQRLATAMHSTVGQEIDTMADRLNFLATVGSVAPFVGLFGTVWGIMRSFTAIAAEQNSSLAVVAPGIAEALFATAIGLFAAIPAVIAYNRFSHRLNKLEGRLFRFADAFHGELSRELEKDPI from the coding sequence ATGATCGATACCATGGGCCTCACCCCGGATGCCGTCACCCTGTCGCCGCTCAAGCTGTTCATGGAGGCGGATCTTGTCGTCAAGGCGGTGATGATCGGCCTTGCACTCGCCAGCATCTGGACCTGGACGATCATCATCAGCTTCGGCCTCAAGATCGGCAAGATCGTGCGCGACAACACCGGATTCGAGCAGGATTTCTGGAAGGCGGGCGATATCGATGCGTTCTACAAGGCGCGGGGCCACGAAAAGCTGCCCAGCGCGCGGGTGCTGGCATCGGGCGTCGGCGAATGGCGGCGGACCACCAAGAGCCGGATCACCGATCTTGATGGCGCGCGCCAGCGGCTCGCCACCGCGATGCACTCCACCGTGGGGCAGGAGATCGACACCATGGCCGATCGTCTGAACTTCCTCGCCACGGTCGGATCGGTCGCGCCGTTCGTCGGGCTGTTCGGCACCGTCTGGGGGATCATGCGCAGCTTCACCGCGATTGCCGCCGAACAGAACAGCTCGCTCGCGGTCGTTGCTCCCGGTATCGCCGAAGCCCTGTTCGCGACCGCCATCGGGCTGTTCGCAGCCATCCCCGCGGTTATCGCCTATAACCGCTTCTCGCACCGGCTGAACAAGCTCGAAGGGCGGCTGTTCCGCTTTGCCGATGCGTTTCATGGCGAGCTCAGCCGCGAACTCGAGAAGGACCCGATCTGA
- a CDS encoding DUF3429 domain-containing protein — translation MERAEGTNRTLMQVLTYAGALPFLAGASCHITGYGDVNAANLTCYWAFTILMFMAGTLWGIQVVAPQKVSPNLLIASNVVVLGTCAALWFVPFNEAALLFAIGFGVLLWLDRRAMEAGATDMAYGTMRARVSAIVIACLVLIAVVPMGTIG, via the coding sequence ATGGAGCGGGCAGAGGGCACGAACCGCACTCTGATGCAGGTGCTGACCTATGCAGGGGCGCTGCCGTTCCTTGCGGGCGCGTCGTGCCACATCACCGGCTATGGCGATGTCAACGCGGCCAATCTCACCTGCTACTGGGCGTTCACCATCCTGATGTTCATGGCGGGGACGCTGTGGGGCATTCAGGTGGTGGCGCCGCAGAAGGTCAGCCCCAATCTGCTGATCGCCAGCAACGTCGTGGTGCTGGGCACCTGCGCTGCCTTGTGGTTCGTGCCGTTCAACGAGGCGGCTTTGCTGTTCGCGATCGGATTCGGCGTGCTGCTGTGGCTCGACCGCCGCGCGATGGAGGCGGGGGCGACCGACATGGCCTATGGCACGATGCGCGCCCGCGTCTCGGCGATCGTGATTGCGTGCCTGGTGCTGATCGCGGTCGTGCCGATGGGGACGATCGGCTGA
- a CDS encoding cell envelope biogenesis protein TolA, whose amino-acid sequence MEKSERLGLSVAVIGHVALFGALSLGIASRSELKMPTEPISVQLTDEVGLISTAPNPTREAATATAPELAPEIEKAEPAAEPEPTPAPAVKRPEPPAPKAIERPSPPKPKAAEKPRPAPVPKPARSTPPPPAKPQPKAAEKPKPAAPADTSDRRRPDRPAAKPAAKAPRAPRIGSDFLEGVTDKASTSRSQTPPASVAGPAVVASLQRELLRQVKPHWVPPTGADADQLRTKVSVRLDESGNIVGSPSAVTTGVTASNRAQEALHKERAIAAVRRAAPFKFPPQFYSEWQTIEPTFYLGL is encoded by the coding sequence ATGGAGAAAAGCGAACGCCTGGGACTATCGGTTGCGGTCATCGGCCATGTCGCGCTGTTCGGCGCGCTGTCGCTGGGCATCGCCAGCCGCAGCGAGCTGAAGATGCCCACCGAGCCGATTTCGGTGCAACTGACCGACGAGGTTGGGCTGATCTCGACCGCGCCCAACCCGACGCGCGAGGCGGCCACCGCCACCGCGCCCGAGCTTGCACCCGAGATCGAAAAGGCCGAGCCTGCCGCCGAGCCCGAACCGACCCCTGCGCCTGCGGTTAAGCGCCCTGAGCCGCCCGCGCCCAAGGCGATCGAGCGTCCCTCCCCGCCCAAGCCCAAGGCCGCAGAAAAGCCGCGCCCTGCGCCGGTGCCCAAGCCTGCGCGCAGCACCCCGCCGCCGCCAGCCAAGCCGCAACCCAAGGCGGCTGAAAAGCCCAAGCCTGCCGCACCCGCCGATACCTCCGATCGCAGGCGCCCCGATCGTCCCGCTGCCAAGCCTGCGGCCAAGGCGCCGCGCGCGCCGCGCATCGGCAGCGATTTTCTGGAAGGGGTGACCGACAAGGCCTCGACCAGCCGGTCGCAGACGCCGCCCGCATCGGTCGCAGGGCCCGCGGTGGTCGCATCGCTGCAGCGCGAATTGCTCCGCCAGGTCAAGCCGCACTGGGTGCCGCCCACCGGCGCGGATGCCGACCAGCTGCGCACCAAAGTCAGCGTACGGCTGGACGAATCGGGCAACATCGTCGGCAGCCCCAGCGCGGTCACCACTGGCGTGACCGCCAGCAACCGTGCGCAGGAGGCGCTGCACAAGGAACGCGCCATCGCCGCAGTCCGCCGCGCCGCCCCGTTCAAATTCCCGCCGCAATTCTATTCCGAGTGGCAGACCATCGAACCAACTTTCTATCTGGGATTGTAA
- a CDS encoding ExbD/TolR family protein yields MAMSLGPSGGGRGRRSRAPIAEINVTPFVDVMLVLLIIFMVTAPLLVAGVPIDLPDSRAAALEQEKEPVQVSLDAEGQPFIDDAQVAMADLPAALEAIRAERGDDNGDAPQVMLRADRSLDYGKVMLVMGELNRAGLNRVSLVTTGSSERP; encoded by the coding sequence ATGGCGATGTCTCTGGGCCCATCAGGCGGCGGACGGGGGCGCCGTTCGCGCGCGCCGATCGCGGAAATCAACGTCACCCCGTTCGTCGACGTGATGCTGGTGCTGCTGATCATCTTCATGGTCACCGCGCCTTTGCTGGTCGCGGGCGTGCCGATCGACCTGCCAGACAGCCGCGCTGCCGCGCTTGAGCAGGAGAAGGAACCGGTACAGGTCTCGCTCGATGCCGAGGGCCAGCCGTTCATCGATGACGCGCAGGTTGCGATGGCGGACCTGCCCGCCGCGCTGGAAGCGATCCGCGCCGAACGCGGCGACGACAATGGCGATGCGCCGCAGGTAATGCTGCGCGCCGACCGCTCGCTCGATTACGGCAAGGTGATGCTGGTGATGGGCGAGTTGAACCGCGCGGGCCTCAACCGCGTATCCCTGGTCACCACGGGTTCATCCGAACGCCCATAG
- the pal gene encoding peptidoglycan-associated lipoprotein Pal, producing MRTVRNTLIMATAVIALGACAKKAPPELPPAPGPAVDNSMGQDNSGVGDAVVPGSQRDFLAKVRSDRILFDLDRYNVDSDDQVTLQSQAQWLAQYPNKQAIIEGHADERGTRDYNIALGERRANAAKNYLVSLGVSEQRLRVVSYGKERPAAMGSDESSWAQNRRAVTVTID from the coding sequence ATGAGAACTGTCCGTAACACGCTGATCATGGCGACCGCCGTGATTGCCCTGGGTGCATGCGCCAAGAAGGCACCCCCCGAGCTGCCGCCCGCACCGGGTCCGGCGGTCGACAATTCCATGGGTCAGGACAATTCGGGCGTCGGCGATGCCGTGGTCCCCGGCAGCCAGCGCGATTTCCTCGCCAAGGTGCGCTCCGACCGCATCCTGTTCGATCTGGATCGCTACAACGTCGATTCCGACGATCAGGTCACGCTGCAGAGTCAGGCGCAGTGGCTGGCGCAGTATCCCAACAAGCAGGCGATCATCGAAGGCCATGCCGACGAACGCGGCACCCGCGATTACAACATCGCGCTGGGCGAACGCCGCGCCAACGCCGCGAAAAACTATCTGGTCTCGCTGGGCGTCAGCGAGCAGCGGCTGCGCGTGGTCAGCTATGGCAAGGAACGCCCCGCCGCGATGGGATCGGACGAAAGCTCCTGGGCTCAGAACCGCCGCGCGGTCACGGTCACGATCGACTGA
- a CDS encoding dicarboxylate/amino acid:cation symporter: MDRKLTWYIFAGMMLGVAVGYGVHIGIPVDNPWFDYTTKTFKLLSDIFLNLIKLLVAPLVLSTIVVGIAHMGDSSALGRIGVRALTWFITASFISIGLGLLMVNLFQPGVGAPIPDAAEAAKMVGEVKKLDAWEFTLSIFPKNALEALATNNILQILVFAIFAGVALSAIGEKGAALVRGSEALAEMMLQITGYVMRFAPFAVFGAIAKVVAASGLAILGTYFELLVEFYASLLLLWVLLLTMGWIFLREKIWQLIRYIREPLLIAFSTASSEAALPKMFEQLDRFGVPRRISGFMLPLGYSFNLDGSMMYMSFATIFIAQAYGIDLSISSQILILLTLMISSKGIAAVPRASLVVITGTLAQFGLPVEGVAIILAIDQFLDMGRTATNVVGNAVATSVITKWEGMLERPDPAELELPHAPAHTPHHGTRGLDLPEDV, translated from the coding sequence ATGGACCGCAAACTCACCTGGTATATTTTCGCAGGCATGATGCTGGGCGTCGCTGTGGGCTATGGCGTGCATATCGGCATTCCCGTGGACAATCCGTGGTTTGATTACACGACCAAGACCTTCAAGCTGCTGTCGGACATCTTCCTCAACCTGATCAAGCTGCTGGTGGCCCCGCTGGTGCTGTCGACCATCGTGGTGGGCATCGCGCATATGGGAGACAGCAGCGCGCTCGGGCGCATCGGCGTACGCGCGCTGACCTGGTTCATTACTGCCAGCTTCATCTCGATCGGCCTCGGGCTGTTGATGGTCAACCTGTTCCAGCCGGGTGTCGGCGCGCCGATCCCCGATGCTGCGGAAGCTGCCAAGATGGTGGGCGAGGTCAAGAAGCTCGATGCCTGGGAATTCACCCTGTCGATCTTTCCGAAGAACGCGCTCGAGGCGCTGGCCACCAACAACATCCTGCAGATCTTGGTGTTTGCCATCTTTGCTGGTGTCGCCCTGTCGGCGATCGGTGAAAAGGGTGCGGCGCTGGTGCGCGGATCCGAAGCGCTGGCCGAAATGATGCTGCAGATCACCGGCTATGTGATGCGCTTTGCTCCCTTTGCGGTGTTCGGCGCGATCGCCAAGGTGGTGGCGGCCAGCGGGCTTGCGATCCTGGGCACCTATTTCGAGCTGCTCGTTGAATTCTACGCCTCGCTGTTGCTGCTGTGGGTGCTGCTGTTGACCATGGGCTGGATCTTCCTGCGCGAAAAGATCTGGCAGCTGATCCGCTATATTCGCGAGCCGCTGCTGATCGCGTTCTCGACAGCCTCGTCCGAGGCCGCTTTGCCCAAGATGTTCGAACAGCTCGACCGTTTCGGCGTCCCGCGCCGCATTTCCGGGTTCATGCTGCCGCTGGGATACAGCTTCAACCTCGACGGATCGATGATGTACATGAGCTTTGCGACGATCTTCATCGCGCAGGCCTATGGCATCGATCTGTCGATCAGCTCGCAGATCCTGATCCTGCTGACACTGATGATCAGCTCCAAGGGAATCGCCGCGGTACCCCGCGCCAGCCTGGTGGTGATCACCGGGACGCTGGCCCAGTTCGGCCTGCCGGTGGAAGGCGTGGCGATCATTCTGGCCATCGACCAGTTCCTCGACATGGGACGGACCGCTACCAACGTCGTCGGCAATGCCGTGGCGACCAGCGTGATCACCAAATGGGAAGGCATGCTGGAGCGCCCCGACCCTGCCGAGCTGGAACTGCCCCACGCCCCGGCGCACACCCCGCACCACGGTACGCGCGGGCTCGATCTGCCCGAAGACGTTTAG
- a CDS encoding argininosuccinate synthase, with the protein MTQSVNRVVLAFSGGLDTSVILKWLQQTYNCEVVTFTADLGQGEELEPARAKAQMMGVKPEHIFIDDLREEFVKDYVFPMMRANAVYEGTYLLGTSIARPLIAKRQIEIAKMVGADAVSHGATGKGNDQVRFELGYYALDPDVKVIAPWREWDLTSRTKLIEFAETHQIPVSKDKRGEAPFSTDANMLHTSSEGKVLEDPWDEVPDYVYSRTHHPEDAPDTPEYITIDFERGDGVAINGEGMSPATLLEKLNEYGKTHGIGRLDLVENRFVGMKSRGMYETPGGTIYHIAHRGIEQLTLDRGAAHLKDELAPRYAELIYNGLWFSPEREMLQAAIDHSQAHVTGTVRLKLYKGNAWVVGRKSPFSLYSEKVVTFEDDAGAYDQKDAEGFIKLNALRLRLLGRRGA; encoded by the coding sequence ATGACCCAATCCGTCAACCGCGTCGTTCTGGCCTTTTCGGGCGGGCTGGATACCAGCGTCATCCTCAAGTGGCTGCAGCAGACCTATAATTGCGAGGTCGTGACCTTCACCGCCGATCTCGGCCAGGGCGAGGAGCTGGAGCCCGCGCGCGCCAAGGCGCAGATGATGGGCGTGAAGCCGGAACACATCTTCATCGACGACCTGCGCGAGGAGTTCGTCAAGGATTACGTGTTCCCGATGATGCGCGCCAATGCGGTGTACGAGGGCACCTATCTGCTGGGCACCTCGATCGCGCGGCCGCTGATCGCCAAGCGCCAGATCGAGATCGCCAAAATGGTCGGCGCAGATGCGGTCAGCCACGGCGCGACCGGCAAGGGCAACGATCAGGTGCGCTTCGAACTTGGCTATTACGCGCTCGATCCCGACGTCAAGGTGATCGCCCCGTGGCGCGAATGGGACCTGACCAGCCGTACCAAGCTGATCGAGTTCGCCGAGACTCACCAGATTCCGGTGAGCAAGGACAAGCGCGGCGAAGCGCCTTTCTCGACCGATGCGAACATGCTGCACACCTCGTCCGAGGGCAAGGTGCTCGAAGATCCGTGGGATGAAGTCCCCGACTATGTCTATTCGCGCACCCACCACCCCGAGGATGCGCCCGACACGCCCGAATATATCACGATCGATTTCGAGCGCGGCGACGGCGTCGCGATCAACGGCGAGGGCATGAGCCCGGCGACCCTCCTCGAAAAGCTCAACGAGTATGGCAAGACCCACGGCATCGGACGGCTGGATCTGGTCGAGAACCGCTTCGTCGGCATGAAGTCGCGCGGCATGTACGAAACGCCGGGCGGCACGATCTATCACATCGCGCACCGCGGCATCGAGCAGCTGACGCTGGATCGCGGGGCTGCGCACCTCAAGGACGAGCTTGCACCGCGCTATGCCGAGCTGATCTACAACGGCCTGTGGTTCAGCCCCGAGCGCGAGATGCTGCAGGCGGCGATCGACCACAGCCAGGCGCATGTCACCGGCACCGTGCGGCTCAAGCTCTACAAGGGCAACGCCTGGGTCGTCGGCCGCAAGTCGCCGTTCTCGCTGTACAGCGAGAAGGTGGTGACGTTCGAGGACGATGCCGGCGCCTATGACCAGAAGGATGCCGAAGGCTTCATCAAGCTGAACGCGCTGCGCCTGCGCCTGCTGGGCCGCCGGGGGGCCTGA